From a single Rhizobium lusitanum genomic region:
- a CDS encoding L,D-transpeptidase — MKSILPVVAAAGIALSCLTAASDAAAFTASAPHAAQALPSNVIRVSTAPQGQIKPQFQRRMVRLVTNEAPGTVIVDTNNKFLYLVEGSNRARRYGIGVGRDGFGWSGVVKVGRKAEWPGWTPPPEMRIREAKKGHKLPAYQEGGEDNPLGARAMYLYRNGNDTAFRIHGTNQPWSIGLNMSSGCIRMMNKDVTDLYERVPIGTRVIVVGPGNKQGEISYEDRGVDILRTMFGG, encoded by the coding sequence ATGAAATCAATACTACCGGTCGTGGCGGCGGCGGGCATCGCCTTGTCGTGTCTCACGGCGGCGTCGGATGCTGCGGCCTTCACAGCCTCTGCGCCTCATGCCGCACAGGCGCTGCCCAGCAATGTGATCCGCGTATCGACTGCACCGCAAGGGCAGATCAAGCCGCAGTTTCAGCGGCGAATGGTGCGGCTGGTAACCAACGAGGCACCGGGGACGGTCATCGTCGATACCAACAACAAATTTCTCTATCTCGTCGAGGGCAGCAATCGGGCGCGGCGCTACGGCATCGGCGTCGGTCGTGATGGCTTCGGATGGTCGGGGGTCGTCAAGGTCGGCCGCAAGGCGGAATGGCCGGGCTGGACGCCACCACCCGAAATGCGCATCCGCGAGGCCAAGAAAGGGCATAAGCTGCCCGCCTATCAGGAGGGTGGCGAAGACAACCCGCTCGGCGCCCGCGCCATGTATCTCTATCGCAACGGCAACGATACGGCGTTTCGAATCCACGGCACCAATCAGCCCTGGAGCATCGGCCTGAACATGTCGTCCGGCTGCATCCGCATGATGAACAAGGACGTCACAGATCTTTACGAACGCGTCCCCATCGGCACCAGGGTCATCGTCGTCGGCCCCGGCAACAAGCAGGGCGAAATCAGCTACGAGGATCGCGGCGTCGACATCTTGCGGACGATGTTCGGTGGGTAA
- a CDS encoding L,D-transpeptidase — MMKQCILLAAGALTLFASGAFANDRYQSRPPVIVSPDLTAPWVMQLGGGSVQPAVYPVRPAARQAANPQGQRVIQQRGLFARPAVQQVAVVRPQYPAIRGQLDPQFLPQVVDYQTKEKPGSIVIDTNNRFLYLVMDGGQARRYGVGVGKPGFEWAGAHTVTRKQEWPDWTPPSEMVAREAAKGHYLPARMDGGEANPLGARAMYLGSTLYRIHGTNAPWSIGSAVSSGCIRLRNEDVIDLYNRVKVGTRVIVM, encoded by the coding sequence ATGATGAAACAATGTATTTTACTCGCCGCTGGCGCCCTGACCCTGTTTGCATCCGGCGCTTTCGCCAATGATCGCTACCAGTCGCGCCCGCCCGTCATCGTCAGCCCCGACCTCACCGCCCCGTGGGTGATGCAGCTCGGCGGTGGCAGTGTTCAGCCGGCTGTCTATCCCGTTCGCCCGGCGGCGCGGCAGGCGGCCAACCCGCAGGGCCAGCGCGTGATCCAGCAGCGCGGCCTGTTCGCACGCCCCGCCGTCCAGCAGGTGGCCGTCGTCCGGCCGCAATATCCGGCGATCCGTGGCCAGCTCGATCCGCAGTTCCTGCCGCAGGTGGTCGATTACCAGACCAAGGAAAAGCCGGGCAGCATCGTCATCGATACCAATAATCGCTTCCTCTATCTGGTGATGGATGGCGGCCAGGCGCGGCGCTACGGCGTTGGCGTCGGCAAGCCGGGCTTCGAATGGGCCGGCGCCCATACCGTTACCCGTAAGCAGGAATGGCCGGACTGGACACCGCCATCGGAAATGGTGGCCCGTGAAGCGGCCAAGGGCCACTATCTGCCGGCGCGCATGGATGGCGGCGAAGCCAACCCACTCGGCGCCCGCGCCATGTATCTCGGCTCTACCCTTTACCGTATCCACGGCACCAATGCTCCCTGGAGCATTGGCAGCGCCGTATCCTCCGGCTGCATCCGCCTGCGCAATGAAGATGTCATTGACCTTTACAACCGAGTGAAAGTCGGGACGCGGGTCATCGTCATGTGA
- a CDS encoding DNA-3-methyladenine glycosylase I produces MAGTGIITGEDGKDRCHWHGNLPEYLRYHDQEWGRPVIDDIRLFEKICLEGFQSGLSWLTILRKRENFRAAFAGFDFDKVVTFGDADIERCVADAGIIRHRGKIVSTINNARRAIELRAEFGSLARYFWGFEPTVAERPALVDYATIAANPTTPVSVRISKDLKKRGWTFVGPTTVYAFMQAMGLVNDHIEGCYCRKEVEAMRNALVRP; encoded by the coding sequence ATGGCCGGAACGGGCATCATCACTGGTGAGGACGGCAAGGATCGCTGCCACTGGCATGGCAATCTGCCGGAATATCTGCGCTATCATGACCAGGAATGGGGCAGGCCCGTCATCGACGATATCAGGCTGTTCGAGAAGATCTGCCTGGAGGGATTCCAGTCGGGCCTGTCCTGGCTGACGATCCTGCGCAAGCGCGAGAATTTCCGCGCGGCCTTCGCCGGCTTCGATTTCGACAAGGTGGTGACGTTTGGCGATGCCGATATCGAGCGCTGCGTGGCTGATGCCGGCATCATTCGCCATCGCGGCAAGATCGTCTCCACTATCAACAATGCCCGCCGCGCCATCGAACTGCGTGCCGAATTCGGCTCGCTCGCCCGCTATTTTTGGGGTTTTGAGCCGACGGTCGCGGAGCGCCCCGCCTTGGTTGACTATGCGACCATCGCCGCCAATCCGACGACGCCGGTCTCCGTGCGTATTTCGAAGGACCTGAAAAAGCGCGGCTGGACCTTCGTCGGCCCGACCACGGTCTATGCCTTCATGCAGGCCATGGGCCTCGTCAACGATCACATCGAGGGCTGCTATTGCCGGAAAGAGGTGGAGGCGATGCGCAACGCATTGGTGCGACCATGA
- a CDS encoding HAD family hydrolase, with protein MPQRPLTTIGFDADDTLWQNEQFYRLTERQFAELLADHAESENISETLLEAEKRNLNHYGFGIKGFTLSMIETAIEITKGEVPASVIAKILDIGRDLLTHPVETLPDVRETLETLSGNYLLVLITKGDLFDQERKLAQSGLGDLFDAVEIVSDKNASTYRRIFSKVGDGPERAMMVGNSLKSDIVPALAAGSYGVFIPHELTWIFEHVEEPTQAPRFRKIGYLGELHGIIEGLS; from the coding sequence ATGCCGCAACGCCCGTTGACCACGATCGGCTTCGATGCCGACGACACGCTCTGGCAGAACGAACAATTCTACCGGCTCACCGAACGGCAGTTCGCCGAACTGCTTGCCGACCATGCCGAGAGCGAGAATATTTCCGAGACACTGCTGGAAGCCGAGAAGCGCAATCTGAACCACTATGGCTTCGGCATCAAAGGCTTCACGCTTTCGATGATCGAGACGGCGATCGAGATCACCAAGGGCGAGGTGCCGGCAAGTGTGATCGCGAAAATCCTCGACATCGGCCGCGATCTGCTCACGCATCCCGTCGAAACGCTTCCCGATGTTCGAGAGACGCTTGAAACGCTCTCTGGCAACTATCTGCTGGTGCTGATCACCAAGGGCGATCTGTTCGACCAGGAGCGCAAGCTCGCGCAATCCGGCCTCGGCGACCTCTTCGATGCCGTCGAAATCGTCTCCGACAAGAACGCCTCCACGTATCGCCGCATCTTCTCCAAGGTCGGGGATGGGCCGGAAAGAGCGATGATGGTCGGCAATTCGCTCAAATCCGACATCGTGCCCGCGCTTGCCGCCGGCAGCTACGGTGTCTTCATTCCGCACGAACTCACCTGGATCTTCGAACATGTCGAGGAACCGACGCAGGCGCCACGCTTCCGCAAGATCGGATACCTCGGGGAACTACACGGTATCATCGAGGGGCTATCCTGA
- a CDS encoding aldo/keto reductase: protein MRYNQLGNTGLFVSELCLGTMTFGEANPNSNWGAIADVDQALADKIVENSLAAGVNFIDTADVYSFGNSEKLLGQALKNVGVPRKEVVIATKVYGVMGDKPNDRGASRGHIMDSVQASLERLQTDHIDLYQIHATDTVTPIDETLRALDDLVSRGLVRYVGVSNWQAWRIAKALGISERRGFARFETVQAYYSIAGRDLEREIVPLMAEEKLGLMVWSPLAGGLLSGKFGPGAPGNGEGRRASFDFPPVDKDRAWACVAAMREVAEKRGASVATVALAWILAKPFVTSIIIGAKRLDQLDQNLAAVKLKLDAEDIAKLDEVSALAPEYPGWMLARQGAARVPQPFEPKA from the coding sequence ATGCGTTATAACCAGCTCGGTAATACCGGCCTATTCGTCTCCGAACTTTGCTTGGGCACCATGACCTTCGGCGAAGCCAATCCCAATAGCAACTGGGGCGCCATCGCCGATGTCGACCAGGCACTGGCCGACAAGATCGTTGAAAACTCGCTCGCCGCCGGCGTCAACTTTATCGACACCGCCGACGTCTATTCCTTCGGAAATTCGGAAAAGCTGCTTGGTCAGGCGCTGAAGAATGTCGGCGTGCCGCGCAAGGAGGTCGTCATCGCCACCAAGGTCTATGGCGTCATGGGCGACAAGCCCAACGATCGCGGCGCCTCGCGCGGCCATATCATGGATTCGGTCCAGGCAAGCCTCGAGCGGCTGCAGACCGACCATATCGACCTCTACCAGATCCACGCCACGGATACGGTCACCCCCATCGATGAAACCCTGCGGGCGCTGGACGATCTCGTCTCGCGTGGGCTGGTGCGCTATGTCGGCGTGTCCAACTGGCAGGCCTGGCGTATCGCCAAGGCGCTCGGCATTTCCGAACGCCGCGGCTTTGCTCGCTTTGAGACGGTGCAGGCCTATTATTCCATCGCCGGTCGCGATCTCGAGCGCGAGATCGTTCCGCTGATGGCGGAGGAAAAGCTCGGTCTGATGGTCTGGTCGCCGCTGGCTGGCGGTCTTCTGTCCGGTAAGTTCGGCCCCGGTGCGCCGGGCAATGGCGAAGGCCGCCGCGCCAGCTTCGACTTCCCGCCGGTCGACAAGGACCGCGCCTGGGCCTGCGTCGCCGCCATGCGCGAAGTGGCTGAAAAGCGCGGCGCCAGCGTCGCCACGGTGGCGCTGGCCTGGATCCTGGCCAAGCCCTTCGTCACCAGCATCATCATCGGTGCCAAGCGTCTCGATCAGCTCGACCAGAACCTCGCCGCCGTCAAGCTGAAGCTCGATGCCGAGGATATCGCCAAGCTTGACGAGGTCAGCGCGCTTGCTCCGGAATATCCCGGCTGGATGCTCGCCCGCCAGGGCGCTGCTCGCGTGCCGCAGCCTTTCGAACCGAAGGCCTGA
- a CDS encoding zinc-dependent alcohol dehydrogenase family protein has translation MTKTMRRWTLGTVGINAPLSLTETEVPSPARGEVLVRAKAVSLNYRDKLMRESGMGLPIQFPFVPASDMAGVVEAVGEGVTRFAPGDRVISTFSPDWIDDKPLGTARNPPYRTLGGFYPGVLSEYVAFPEDWFVAAPTSIDDGEASTLPCAGLTAWFALVERGKIKPGDTVLVQGTGGVSMFGLQIAAAQGADVFVTSSGPEKLARAKALGARYGIDRNTGDWVEEVYRLTNDRGIDHIFEIAGGPHLGQSLKAVAVHGRISVIGVLEGFDLSGPAGPLLLKSPVIQGISVGHRRALEDFVRAVDRIGLKPVIDHRYAFSEVPAAFDHLDRGAFGKIVIEL, from the coding sequence ATGACGAAGACCATGCGGCGCTGGACACTGGGCACCGTCGGCATCAATGCCCCTCTCAGCCTCACCGAGACCGAGGTCCCCTCGCCCGCCCGAGGCGAAGTCCTGGTGCGGGCTAAAGCCGTTTCGCTGAACTATCGCGACAAGTTGATGCGGGAAAGCGGCATGGGCCTGCCCATCCAGTTTCCTTTCGTGCCCGCTTCCGACATGGCAGGTGTGGTGGAAGCGGTTGGCGAAGGCGTGACGCGATTTGCGCCCGGCGACCGGGTCATCTCCACCTTTTCTCCCGACTGGATCGACGACAAGCCGCTCGGCACTGCGCGCAATCCACCCTATCGAACGCTCGGCGGCTTTTATCCCGGCGTGCTCTCAGAATATGTCGCCTTTCCAGAAGACTGGTTCGTCGCCGCGCCGACAAGCATCGACGATGGCGAGGCAAGCACCTTGCCCTGCGCCGGCCTGACGGCCTGGTTCGCGCTGGTCGAACGCGGCAAGATCAAGCCCGGCGACACCGTGCTGGTGCAGGGAACCGGCGGGGTATCGATGTTCGGGTTGCAGATCGCGGCGGCGCAAGGTGCCGACGTCTTCGTGACGTCATCCGGCCCCGAAAAGCTGGCGCGGGCAAAGGCGCTCGGCGCCCGATATGGCATTGATCGCAACACCGGCGACTGGGTGGAGGAAGTCTATCGCCTCACCAACGATCGCGGCATCGACCATATCTTTGAAATCGCCGGTGGGCCGCATCTCGGCCAATCGCTGAAAGCGGTGGCCGTGCATGGCCGGATCTCGGTCATCGGCGTGCTCGAAGGATTTGACCTGTCGGGACCGGCCGGACCGCTGCTGCTGAAGTCTCCGGTCATTCAGGGCATCTCTGTTGGCCATCGCCGTGCGCTGGAGGACTTCGTTCGCGCCGTCGACCGGATCGGCCTGAAGCCGGTCATCGACCATCGCTACGCCTTTTCCGAGGTTCCCGCCGCCTTCGATCACCTCGATCGCGGTGCCTTCGGCAAGATCGTCATCGAGCTGTGA
- a CDS encoding LysR family transcriptional regulator: MNDMLNGIPEFVEAVEAGGFSAAAARMNLSRSAIGKTIAKLERRLSVRLFHRTTRTQSLTDEGQAFYERCRRALDEIQSGEAMLESGKREVAGRLRISMPVLFGRRCIAPLLMELARAHPNLELDLSFSDRIVDLLDEGFDLAIRNGPLRDSTGLTARSVARHRMVVCASPAYLAKRGTPQAIADLEDHDLIAYARAGEVKSWTFPQANGVDIEYMPKTRLRFDDLEVMADAAAVGMGAALLPCWLIRSQVLAGNLSTVLTDLSGLTFHAHAVWPQTPHLPLKTRAVIDLLAARLPQVME; the protein is encoded by the coding sequence ATGAATGACATGCTCAACGGCATTCCGGAATTCGTGGAGGCGGTGGAGGCCGGCGGCTTCTCAGCGGCAGCGGCCCGCATGAACCTGTCGCGCTCGGCGATCGGCAAGACCATCGCCAAGCTCGAGAGACGCCTGAGCGTTCGGCTATTTCACCGCACCACCCGCACGCAAAGCCTGACGGATGAGGGCCAAGCCTTTTACGAGCGCTGCCGCCGGGCGCTGGACGAGATACAGTCGGGCGAGGCGATGCTGGAATCGGGCAAGCGCGAGGTGGCGGGACGCTTGCGCATCTCGATGCCCGTGCTCTTCGGCCGCCGTTGTATCGCGCCGTTGCTGATGGAGCTTGCGCGTGCCCATCCGAACCTCGAACTCGATCTTTCGTTCAGCGACCGGATTGTGGACTTGCTCGACGAGGGCTTCGATCTCGCCATCCGCAACGGCCCGCTGCGGGATAGCACCGGGCTGACGGCGCGCAGTGTGGCACGGCATCGCATGGTGGTCTGCGCATCGCCCGCCTATCTCGCAAAGCGGGGGACACCGCAGGCGATCGCCGACCTCGAAGATCATGATCTCATCGCTTACGCGCGCGCAGGCGAGGTGAAGAGCTGGACCTTCCCACAGGCCAATGGTGTCGACATCGAATATATGCCGAAGACGCGGCTGCGGTTCGACGATCTCGAGGTGATGGCCGATGCCGCCGCCGTTGGAATGGGAGCCGCGTTGCTACCCTGCTGGCTGATACGAAGTCAGGTGCTGGCCGGCAATCTTTCGACTGTGCTGACGGATCTGTCCGGCCTGACCTTCCATGCCCATGCGGTCTGGCCGCAGACGCCGCACCTGCCGCTCAAGACCCGCGCGGTCATCGATCTGCTCGCCGCCCGGCTGCCGCAGGTCATGGAGTAA
- a CDS encoding YciI family protein — MTLFAVLFEDDRHHAAEIRQKYLERHFDFLRANAARIKTAGPLSIEGEAFAGGLWLVEAQEAAEVDRLVKADPFWSAGLRKSVQILVWNRVFADGARLPR, encoded by the coding sequence ATGACATTATTCGCTGTTTTGTTTGAAGACGATCGGCACCACGCCGCCGAGATACGGCAGAAATACCTGGAACGTCATTTCGACTTCCTGCGGGCGAATGCGGCCCGCATCAAGACGGCCGGCCCACTCAGTATAGAGGGCGAAGCGTTTGCGGGTGGCCTGTGGCTTGTCGAGGCACAGGAAGCTGCCGAGGTCGACCGGCTGGTGAAAGCGGATCCGTTCTGGTCCGCCGGGCTCCGGAAATCGGTGCAAATCCTGGTCTGGAACCGGGTCTTTGCCGATGGTGCCCGCTTGCCACGATAA
- a CDS encoding LysR family transcriptional regulator: MHDIDWNDLRYVLAVARGGSFAAASREIKTDATTVGRRLRILEERLGVALFQRDAGGVMTPTPVGEIAIARAEAVEAEVMALSGALEAADITALGKVRLTAPPSFISRLLIPAAAELLSQHSGLQLELIGDARNFNLTRREADMAIRLARPADIANSKVVARRIASLDYAIYVAAGKQGDGERLPWLVYEEGMMHLPHARWIAAQAEKSGGSALAVNDAEALLQAAVAGLGRALLPTILVERVGGFIALKPTTRACRCGKYGC, encoded by the coding sequence ATGCACGATATCGATTGGAACGATCTGCGCTATGTCCTCGCCGTGGCGCGGGGTGGCTCCTTTGCGGCGGCGAGCCGCGAGATCAAGACGGACGCGACGACGGTCGGCCGCCGCTTGCGCATATTGGAGGAAAGGCTCGGTGTAGCGCTCTTTCAGCGCGACGCGGGCGGCGTAATGACGCCGACGCCTGTGGGCGAAATCGCCATCGCGCGGGCCGAGGCGGTCGAGGCGGAGGTGATGGCGCTTTCAGGGGCACTGGAGGCCGCGGATATCACGGCACTCGGCAAGGTGCGCCTGACGGCGCCGCCTTCCTTCATCAGCCGCTTGTTGATCCCGGCTGCGGCCGAGCTTCTGTCGCAGCATTCCGGGCTGCAGCTCGAACTCATCGGCGATGCCCGTAATTTCAATCTGACCCGCCGCGAGGCCGATATGGCGATCCGGCTTGCCCGGCCTGCCGATATCGCCAACAGCAAAGTCGTGGCGCGGAGGATCGCGAGCCTTGACTACGCAATCTACGTCGCAGCCGGGAAACAGGGCGATGGGGAAAGGCTTCCCTGGCTGGTCTATGAGGAGGGGATGATGCATTTGCCGCACGCCCGCTGGATTGCCGCGCAGGCGGAAAAATCAGGCGGCAGCGCTCTCGCCGTGAATGATGCGGAAGCCCTGCTTCAGGCTGCCGTCGCCGGATTGGGGCGGGCACTACTACCCACAATTCTGGTCGAGCGCGTCGGGGGCTTTATCGCGTTGAAACCGACGACAAGAGCTTGCCGGTGCGGGAAGTATGGCTGCTGA
- the copM gene encoding CopM family metallochaperone has protein sequence MSISKSIILAGALALALAFSIPALAEDMHNMDMSKPMGDQGASSKAFNDAMGKMHSNMMITYSGDADTDFVRGMIPHHQGAIDMAKIELKYGKDPELRKLAENVIKAQEAEIKGMNAWLKTHGK, from the coding sequence ATGTCTATTTCCAAATCCATCATCCTCGCCGGCGCTCTCGCTCTCGCGCTCGCCTTCTCCATCCCCGCCCTTGCCGAAGACATGCATAACATGGACATGAGCAAGCCGATGGGCGACCAGGGCGCGTCCAGCAAGGCATTCAACGATGCCATGGGCAAGATGCACAGCAACATGATGATCACCTATAGCGGCGATGCCGACACGGATTTCGTCCGTGGCATGATCCCGCATCATCAGGGCGCCATCGACATGGCCAAGATCGAGCTCAAATACGGCAAGGATCCTGAACTGCGCAAACTGGCGGAAAACGTCATCAAGGCGCAGGAAGCCGAAATCAAGGGCATGAATGCCTGGCTGAAGACGCACGGCAAATAA
- a CDS encoding 2'-5' RNA ligase family protein, with protein MTAYAISLKCTNDTANPVLDLWREASRFETVPSMQALNYPPHLTLAIYGGIAPELPLKAVRKIFRDMPTLSVEFAGIHHFPNQTLVLWARPVDDSALRRMHQAIHQEIDPMLCHEHYRPGHWQPHCTIAMSIPKEAATAALRWAAETSARFAVTFDVADCIGFPPVEILEEVKLLP; from the coding sequence GTGACGGCCTACGCAATCAGCCTGAAATGCACGAACGATACCGCCAACCCGGTTCTCGATCTCTGGCGCGAGGCAAGCCGCTTCGAAACCGTCCCATCGATGCAGGCTTTGAACTACCCGCCGCATCTGACGCTTGCCATCTACGGAGGCATCGCACCGGAACTGCCTCTTAAGGCCGTGCGCAAGATCTTTCGCGACATGCCGACACTTTCAGTTGAATTTGCAGGCATCCACCATTTTCCAAATCAGACGCTGGTGCTTTGGGCACGCCCGGTCGATGACAGCGCCTTGCGCCGCATGCACCAGGCCATTCATCAGGAGATTGATCCTATGTTGTGTCATGAGCATTATCGCCCCGGCCATTGGCAACCGCATTGCACGATCGCCATGAGCATTCCGAAGGAGGCGGCGACGGCGGCGCTGAGATGGGCGGCTGAAACATCGGCAAGATTTGCCGTGACGTTCGATGTTGCCGATTGCATCGGATTTCCCCCTGTCGAAATCCTGGAAGAGGTCAAATTGCTGCCTTGA
- the hisS gene encoding histidine--tRNA ligase — MSDKQKKPQKLKARLPRGFVDRSASDIRAVNEMTAKIRAVYEHYGFDPVETPLFEYTDALGKFLPDSDRPNEGVFSLQDDDEQWMSLRYDLTAPLARHVAENFNEIQLPYRTYRAGYVFRNEKPGPGRFRQFMQFDADTVGAPGVQADAEMCMMMSDTLEALGIKRGDYVIRVNNRKVLDGVLEAIGLGGDDKAGQRLNVLRAIDKLDKFGPEGVALLLGPGRKDESGDFTKGAGLNTEQIGKVLFFVGIKDYAESAVQLAELVAGTSKGGEGVEELNFIGSLVTSAGYQSDRIKIDPSVVRGLEYYTGPVYEAELMFDVTNEKGEKVVFGSVGGGGRYDGLVSRFMGQPVPATGFSIGVSRLMTALKNLGKLGQDEVIAPVLVTVMDGDVEAMGRYQRFTQQLRAAGIRAEMFQGNWKKFGNQLKYADRRGCPIAIIQGGDERAEGVVQLKDLIEGKRLSGEIEDNASWREARVAQEMVPEADLVTKVQAILAAQAEDRKRAE; from the coding sequence ATGAGCGACAAACAGAAGAAACCACAAAAGCTCAAGGCCCGCCTGCCGCGTGGCTTTGTCGATCGTTCGGCGAGCGATATTCGCGCCGTCAACGAGATGACCGCAAAGATCCGGGCTGTCTATGAGCATTATGGCTTCGATCCGGTCGAAACGCCGCTGTTCGAATATACCGATGCGCTCGGCAAATTCCTGCCTGATAGCGACCGCCCGAACGAGGGTGTGTTCTCGCTGCAGGATGACGACGAGCAGTGGATGTCGCTGCGCTACGACTTGACGGCGCCGCTTGCCCGCCATGTGGCTGAGAATTTCAACGAGATCCAGTTGCCCTACCGCACCTATCGTGCCGGCTATGTCTTCCGCAACGAAAAGCCCGGTCCGGGCCGCTTCCGCCAGTTCATGCAGTTCGATGCCGACACCGTCGGTGCGCCGGGCGTGCAGGCTGACGCCGAAATGTGCATGATGATGTCCGACACGCTGGAAGCGCTCGGCATCAAGCGCGGCGACTATGTGATCCGCGTCAATAATCGCAAGGTTCTGGATGGCGTGCTGGAAGCCATCGGCCTCGGAGGCGACGACAAGGCCGGCCAGCGTCTGAATGTGCTGCGCGCTATCGACAAGCTCGACAAGTTCGGCCCGGAAGGGGTCGCGCTGCTGCTCGGTCCCGGCCGCAAGGACGAATCCGGTGATTTCACCAAGGGCGCCGGGCTCAATACCGAGCAGATCGGCAAGGTGCTCTTCTTCGTCGGTATCAAGGATTATGCTGAAAGCGCTGTCCAGCTCGCCGAGTTGGTCGCCGGCACGTCCAAAGGCGGCGAAGGCGTGGAGGAGTTGAACTTCATCGGCAGCCTCGTCACCAGCGCCGGCTATCAGTCCGACCGCATTAAGATCGATCCCTCCGTCGTGCGCGGCCTCGAATATTACACCGGCCCCGTCTACGAGGCCGAACTGATGTTCGATGTCACCAACGAAAAGGGTGAGAAGGTCGTCTTCGGCTCCGTCGGCGGTGGCGGACGCTATGATGGGCTCGTCTCGCGCTTCATGGGTCAGCCGGTTCCAGCGACGGGCTTCTCCATCGGCGTATCGCGCCTGATGACGGCGCTGAAAAATCTTGGCAAGCTTGGTCAGGACGAGGTGATCGCGCCCGTGCTCGTCACCGTCATGGACGGCGATGTCGAGGCCATGGGCCGTTACCAGCGCTTCACGCAGCAGCTGCGCGCCGCCGGCATTCGTGCCGAGATGTTCCAGGGCAATTGGAAGAAGTTCGGCAACCAGCTGAAATATGCCGACCGCCGCGGCTGCCCCATCGCCATCATCCAGGGTGGCGACGAGCGCGCAGAGGGCGTCGTGCAACTCAAGGACCTGATCGAAGGCAAGCGCCTCTCCGGTGAAATCGAGGACAATGCCAGCTGGCGCGAAGCCCGCGTTGCGCAGGAGATGGTGCCCGAGGCCGATCTGGTCACCAAGGTGCAGGCGATTTTGGCGGCGCAGGCAGAAGATCGCAAGAGGGCGGAATAA
- a CDS encoding ATP phosphoribosyltransferase regulatory subunit: protein MPLINLPDFANDLIAEFAARRTDRVDTPIIQPAEPFLDMAGEDLRRRIFMTESETGASLCLRPEFTIPVCLQHIETATGTPKRYSYLGEIFRQRREGGHEFYQAGIEDLGDRDIASADARAVGDAIAILNRLVPGKALSVTLGDQAVFEAVVQALGLPSGWQKRLIHAFGNMMQLETLLARLASPQPVTGLDPHALDFLTRGDEQGLVMHIDSTMQATGYSTNASRSPLEIARRLREKLVLSETRLDDEAFRVLEEFLSLSVPLADASSALAGFADAAGIKLGNALERFDARVAALANAGVDATLIDYRAAFGRPLDYYTGLVFEVTVEGSAAVLVGGGRFDRLLTLLGAKDHIPAVGFALWLDRIETARAA, encoded by the coding sequence ATGCCCCTGATCAATCTTCCCGATTTCGCCAATGATCTCATTGCTGAATTTGCCGCCCGCAGGACGGATCGGGTCGATACGCCGATCATCCAGCCGGCCGAGCCGTTTCTCGACATGGCGGGCGAGGACTTGCGTCGTCGTATCTTCATGACCGAGAGCGAAACCGGCGCCAGCCTCTGCTTGCGTCCGGAATTCACCATTCCCGTCTGCTTGCAGCACATCGAGACCGCCACCGGCACGCCGAAGCGCTATTCCTATCTCGGCGAGATCTTTCGCCAGCGCCGCGAAGGCGGCCATGAGTTCTATCAGGCGGGGATCGAGGATCTCGGCGATCGCGATATCGCCAGCGCCGATGCCCGCGCCGTTGGCGACGCCATTGCCATTCTCAACCGGCTGGTGCCTGGCAAGGCACTGTCGGTGACGCTGGGCGATCAGGCCGTCTTCGAAGCCGTCGTCCAGGCGCTGGGCTTGCCGTCCGGCTGGCAGAAGCGGCTGATCCATGCCTTCGGCAACATGATGCAGCTCGAAACCCTACTGGCGCGGCTCGCAAGCCCGCAGCCGGTCACCGGGCTTGATCCGCATGCGCTCGATTTCCTGACGCGCGGCGACGAGCAAGGGCTGGTCATGCATATCGACAGCACCATGCAGGCGACGGGTTATTCCACCAATGCCAGCCGCTCGCCGCTGGAGATCGCCCGCCGCCTGCGCGAAAAGCTGGTCTTGTCGGAAACCCGTCTCGACGACGAGGCTTTCCGCGTCCTGGAAGAGTTCCTGTCGTTGAGCGTGCCGCTTGCCGACGCCTCCTCGGCGCTGGCCGGATTTGCCGATGCGGCGGGGATCAAGCTTGGCAATGCCCTTGAGCGCTTCGACGCCCGCGTCGCTGCCCTTGCCAATGCCGGCGTCGATGCAACCCTTATCGACTATCGCGCCGCCTTCGGCCGTCCGCTCGATTATTATACCGGCCTCGTTTTCGAGGTGACGGTAGAAGGATCCGCGGCGGTGCTCGTCGGTGGCGGTCGTTTCGACCGGCTGCTGACGCTGCTCGGCGCAAAAGATCACATCCCGGCCGTCGGCTTCGCGCTTTGGCTCGACCGGATCGAAACCGCGAGGGCGGCCTGA